The proteins below are encoded in one region of bacterium:
- a CDS encoding carbonate dehydratase encodes MLKMRNPQGDYPQIDKSAYIDPTAVIIGKVNIGRNVFVGPTAVIRADEPDSSIIVKDNCNVQDRVIIHALENTSVLIEENTSLAHGCIIHGPCTIGKNCFIGFGSVVFESEIGEKSLIKHLAVIEKVNVFSGRVVESGQLVNCKDNVRELRLADERDKAFMEKVIKTNLNLVKGYKHGGSEQ; translated from the coding sequence ATGCTCAAGATGCGAAACCCTCAGGGAGATTATCCGCAGATAGATAAAAGCGCTTACATTGATCCTACAGCAGTAATAATTGGCAAGGTAAACATAGGCAGGAATGTTTTTGTTGGCCCGACTGCAGTTATCAGAGCCGATGAACCTGACAGTTCGATAATTGTTAAAGATAACTGCAATGTTCAGGACAGGGTAATAATCCATGCTTTAGAAAACACCTCCGTATTGATAGAAGAAAACACCTCTTTAGCGCACGGCTGTATAATTCATGGGCCGTGCACGATTGGCAAAAACTGTTTTATTGGTTTTGGCTCAGTGGTTTTTGAATCTGAAATTGGAGAAAAGAGCCTCATAAAACACTTAGCAGTGATAGAGAAGGTAAATGTTTTCTCTGGCAGAGTGGTTGAATCAGGCCAATTAGTTAACTGTAAAGATAATGTCAGGGAGTTGAGGCTCGCAGATGAAAGAGATAAAGCATTTATGGAAAAGGTTATCAAGACCAATCTGAATTTAGTCAAAGGGTATAAACATGGAGGGAGTGAACAGTGA